tactgcacatatatccaatcattctctttttaataacaataattaaacatgtacttatatcaactataagtaaataattaaacatttacttatatcaactataagtaaataattaaacatttaattatatcaactataaacaaaatattattatattatttttcaaaacaaaataatatacttcacactataataaacatttttaaaacaaaataatatattattttttaataactataTGTAGTAACCTTCATTTAAAATGTTGTTTAAAAAATACTAATTCACACTATTTTATTCTTAACAAACTTATTATTccttttaagaaatataaaatataattctaatccattgtattttattttaaatatatacctaatatatttcatttCTAATAACATTAATTTCATTTCTATTTTGTTCATCAATTTTTATGATCTCTAATCATCAAAATTCAATTATACCAAATATACAAACTTATTATACCTAATATATTTCATCAATTTTTCATCATCTCTAACCatcaaaattaaatattcaattaaaatttaatattcaatCTATTTCAACTCTAATCATCAATTTTTTTACTCTAATTTACAATCTAATTTTCAACTCTAATTTTCTACAAACCTAATTTACTACAAAACTAACATCCATCAATTTTAACCTTCAATATAATTTTCTACAAACCTAATTTTCTACAATCtaattcatcaataaaaaaaatcctaaaaaaaataaaatgccaaaattacctctatcttcctctatcaatcttcaaatatcttcaaatatcttcctctaatcttcaatcacaaatattactcctaaaaaaagtttataacacaaacaaataaattataaaaattaaaacaaaattaacaaattaaaacgAAAATGACGAAGAGATTTCATACTTACCTTGAATGGGGAAGAGATTTTGGGAGAAAATGAGGAAGAAGGGTTGGAGAAAATGGGGAAGAAGGGTTGGAGGAAatgaggaagaagagaaagaaatggggGAAGAAAGAGTTCTGGAACGAGGGAGGGGAAGAAGCTTTTTGGCAAATGTAATAAAGAGTTTaacgacgtgattttcacgtgtctaggttgcgaagtgaaaatcacgtcgcaacttctTAAAGCAATAATTGTGTCAGTCAACGTTCAACATTAAATATGGCGTGGTATACTAAAAATAGTTGCGACGTGAAATACACGCtgcaacaaaaaaaatgaaaatttgaaattcccccCTTTGTCAGACTACTTTAtctgttttcaaatttttttaatttatttaagtgttgcgacgtgtttttcatttcgcaacttttttaaaaaaataatatttaaagacaccccatgtgccaacgttcgttttagttttttaatataaaaacctatagtgacgtgattatcacgtcgcaactcacttttttgagccacgtgataatcacgtcgcaacatttaaGTGGCTATATCACACTTTTCTTGTAGTGACTGATTATTAATAGTTGTGGGAAatacattaaatataataatttaataatttatgtatattaaataagtatGGTAACAAATGTTAAAGTATATATTGCAATGTAATTAAAAGCTTTGGaatctgattttttttatatcgATCAATTTTTATCCATCATCATGATTACCATTTTTTAAACTGAATTAATTCAAACACTAAACAtttattattgtttaaaaaatgtaatagtatcaataaaattttaataacatatattttcttcaattttacaaTAAATGGTAATTAATAGTTTTAAGCGTATTTAGacatatagtatgtaatattaagaattatatattaattttttaatttcttacaAAATACTAACCTTTTAAAAGTTTAAGATAAAAGAAACACTTTATATCTAAAACAATCAAATATCTTTACCGAGATAATTTCTTTAAACAGTGAGAATACTGACTATTAATAGTTGTGGGAAatacattaaatataataatttaataatttatgtatattaaataagtatGATAACAAATTTTTAAGAAAACAATTAAGTTAATTTAGTGCTATTTATTACTTTCTAAGTAACAGGTTAAAAAACATCATGAGTCTTGTTCTATAATATATAAAGATCAAATTAATTTAGTGCATTTTATTACTTTCTAAATATGAGGTTAAAAAAATCAGTATTGTGAGTCTTGTTCTATAAGATATAGAGATCAATATTATAAGCCTTATTTTACAATATATGGACCCAAATAAAATGGAATCTATAGCTAACTTTTCATGTATGCAAAAAAAAATTAGCTACTCAGATTCTCCAATAACTGATTTGATATGCCGACTACACCCATTTACAGAATTGAATAAGTAATATCCTTGAGAATTTTCAGCTTTAATTCCTTTAAATATTGAATGTTCAGAAGTAATTAAACACTTCTATACAAATGTATTGCTTCAATTACTTCAAATCTTCTATGGAGTTGGAGATTGTCATTTTTTCACCACtgaaaaaataccaagaaaatcaATATCAGTGAATTAACCAATCTTCTCATGAACAAATCATATTGCTTGAAGGGTCTTTGTCCGACTATCATTTTCCTGAAATTTAAGAACCTTAGGTTGAAAGATTTAACTTACTTAGAAGCTGGTGCCTGTCCTCTGATAGATGCATCACCTGCATGATTAAGTTCAGTTCCTCTAGCGGCACAACACCTTTCCTGCAACACTACTTGGCATTTCTGTGCTACAACAAGTCTAGGCAATAGCATCAACAAATATCGTAAATAAACAGGCTCAACATCAGCAGCAATAAAAACCATACACTTCTCACCATATAAAACAACTTTATTAAACTAATCATCACATGAGAAAATAGTTTTACGTAGCGAATCTAACAGAAAACGACAGGCAATTAGTTAAAGAGAAAAGCAGTGTAATTTCCACTTTCGACACattttatgtttcaaaacaaaaaccaattTAAGGATATTGTTTTTTTTCCTGCTAAGATATAGTGTCATGAAATAAAACATATATAACCTGCAACTTTGGCAATTGCAAGACCAAGGCCAACCAATGTATATGTGAAAGACATGATTGCTGCAACAATTGAGAACCACCATATTTTATGATTGCTTGAAATATGACATGGATCTTTTTCTCCATTGGAATGGAAATAGTCATACCTTTTTATTGCCCTGTCTCAGCCAAAACTAATTCAATTAAAACAAACACATTAACCATAATCAAGGTGGATTGCAGAGAATCAACCGGTCATTCCAAATCCGAACTCCCGATCTTGTCAAACACAAGCCTATCAAACCAAGGTGCTGCTCTGTCTTGTGGAAGACCACCATTTAGATATCCAATTTTCCCCTGTGGAGCCATTTGGATATGCTCCTTTTCCAAGTGAACTGGCCAGTCCAACAACCATATGTTCTAATGATCCACCAACACCAAAAAGTCAGGGATAGAAACTAAAAAGTCACTCATGTCACTTGCATCTTTCTCATTAAAATCATACTTCTCGGTGAGCACTTTAGTTAAAGGCCAGAATCGCAACCGACAGATATGTCTCAAATCACCAAAATCACAATGTTTATATTGAATTCGATCTCCAATGCCTCCGATTTTGTATCTGCTCCATAATTGGATGGACCAACTCTTTCAGTTGCAGAAAAACAAATTGAACAATAATAAGACTCACAGCTAAAAAGCAGTGCAAATGAACATTGGCATAAAATTTAGGTGAAGAAGTGAAGCAATGCAAACACCactaattataaaattttgaCACAGATTCAAATATACCAGATTAACTGCTCAAAAAGTGAGTAGAAAAATACATACTTGCTTTAGCCTTTCATTTTTCCTTTCTTCCTGTATTCATCACATGCTTTATACATATCACCATTTCTCGAATACCCCAAAATTATGGTGTTCCACATGACATTATTCCTCTGTGGTATTTCATCAAACAGTACACATGCATCAACAAAAGAGAGAATAATAGATAAGAAAAGAATTTCTCTACGATCCAATCAAACATATATGGAAAATGTAATTTCTATTACCACTTCCTTTGCAGTAAGCACAAACATGTtacattttaagtgttttaaacctCAATTTTGATGGTAAAATCTGTTCACCTTCCTGAAATTAAACTTCAATTTTGAGTGTTTTAaagtttttatataataaaaagaaaaagagtgtAATAGAAGTTATGAATATAAAGTAACAGAACCTGAAGTCGAGTGTTTTATAGCTTTTATCATATTTTTGATTTTCATGGACAATATCAACATATTGCTTTATAGCATGGTTAGCTTTTAAATCTTAAGAGCCTATAATTACGTGCACAATTTTTACATAAATTGTCAGTTCAACCTCGGATAAGAAGTCGTTACGACCACAACAAAACATTGTTATGGTACCTCCAATTCTTATATGTCCTTCTACAGAACCTGCGAAAAAAATTGAACACTGAATATCTTCATATCAATTGGAAATTGAACACCGAAATCTTCATAGAAAATAAGATAAATAGTTAAGATAAAAAATGGTAAACATTGTAATTATAAAAGCAATTTTGATTGAATAGGTTAGAAAAACTTCTAAAAGTGACTAATTCACAACAAAAGCTTTAACAACATATCTCTTTCAATCACACATACCGGCGATGGTTCTGGTAAAAGTTATACCAAGCTAATAATATATCGGCGATGAAGCAAACCATCCTCCCTCGAATTCGTAAGAATCTCAAAATGTTTCTCAACTTCAAACCATCCAACATCGCCATCCTATCTCAACAACAATTTTTGAAAGCATATCAAAaccaaaaactaatattttaatttatatttaacagATTACTAAAAAAATCATGTCCATCTATATAATGACCTGGGTGATGATGCCGATACCGCCCGTAGTGTCATCAATATATTGAAAACAAAAAATTAGCATAACTCATACAAATCAATACATACCCAGTGCTTGTTTTTACTTGAGCCAACTCCATCTTTCTCGGGAGAAAGATGATTTGTAAAAGACACATCCTCAGTGCAAACCCTAAGCCATGGAAGCATTGGATCTGGAAAAAAAATGAGAACATCAAAACCCTCTTCATCACCACTTAGTAACAACAAAAAACTCCAGATCTAAAGAAGAAGATGCTCACCTTATTCTCAGATAAGTCATGTTCGTAGTTTCGGAACCAAACGAAAATCATAAAAACAATGTTAGAGATgctgaataaataaacaaatgaacCAAAGCTTTGTTGTGATTCGTACCTTCCACTACTGGCTTACCGTATAAATCTAAAATTTCACGAAGGAAACACAATATGAAACATAGTGAACATCTTCCCAGGGTTTATTTCCACACTGAGTCACCGCACGTGGAGCCACCAGAAACCGCACTATCGGCGAAGCTCCCCCCTCCACGTGAGCCAAAACCACCAAACctgaaacaacaaaaacaaaatcgaATCTATTTGAAACTCAATAATAACAATGAAGAAGGAGagggagaaggaagaagaagaggatgaaGGAAGAAGAATAGGAAGAAGGAGTGAGAGAAGGAAGAAGTctcagaaagagagaaaaagaaaatgaacgtgagagagagagagagagagagagagagagagagagagagagagagagagagagagagagagagagagagagagaagtaaATGAACATGAGAAAAAGGAGAAAGGAcgtgagagagagaaaaaattgttttgaaaaggtaGAAAAAATTGTTTTGGAAAGGTAGGAAAAGAAGGAAACAAAAAGTGAAAAATTGGAAGGAGGTAGAAGAGCACATCCACTTGTCAGGTGAAATTGCAAAGAAGGGTAAAAATGGTTTTTCAAAAACAAtctattttcttatatgatagataactTCTACAACTCATTCCTTCAAATAAGATTGGACTCTTCCTAATCTCAACTCCAATTATGTTGTGCTGATTTCTAAATGTACCGGTGGTGATGCTATTGAAATTTTTAGAACTGTTTCTatgaaaaaaatttcaattaaaattatcACAAAGATATAAATTAACAATTCTTGAGCATTCCATCATCTCAAAGCATTAAAGATGACACATTTTTTAATGTGTTTACATCACTTTGGATTGGAACAAGGTTTGCACTTTCTTAGAAATCCCAACAACATTAACAAAGTTGGCTGCCTCAAGTTTTATTGGGGTATGATGAAATCAAATAAGCTTGAAAAATTGTTTTGAAGCCTAAATCGCATACTACTGAGGTTAATACCAATTTAAAGatgattataataaaataacatcTTTTTATcccataatatatttttaaggacatttttttcttaaaattagaataatgtttttttacctccccgcgCAATTAATCATCATAAGGATAACGATAATAGAAACTTCAGAACCACATAAATACCCAAACACAGACATGTATATTTTTCATAGTAATATGCTTCAAAACTCAAAATTATACTTCAAATGGCAATGAATTCACACACAGCACCAATTCATGCATTCACTACCCATTTCCCAAATTCACCTTCATTATTATTACCATCTTTTAAACCATCAAACCCTCTCAATTTCACTCCTACTATCAGAACAACAACAACGGTTAAATATCATCACAGACAAAGAACAGTAATCAGATCAACCCTTGATGACATTCAAAGAGATAAACTTTCCTCAACCCCACTTGTTGTTCAGGACGTCAAACCCAAAAGGGTATGCTCATTTTGCTTTACTATTAATGTTTTTAGAAAATTAGACTTGTTTAGATAATAAAGTTTGAATCTTTAGCAAACCCTTTTCACCTTTTAATTTTGTAAGGTGGGTTTCTTCCATTGTTTTCATTTGGGTTCaaagtttgagtttttttttcatggggtttctattttgtttttcaattcaatttaGGGTTTGTTTGATTATAAAAGACTAATTGAGAGAGTTTATGGAAACAACTTATAACATGTCCATAAGCTTATTTTCAATAGATTTTCTTCAGGATAGATTATGAAACAACTTGTTTGAATAACAACTACTAACATAAGAGAAAAGAGATCGTTGTTTATCGTTGTTTACGCCGTTTGGGCAAGTGTTCCTACGTCTGCGACTACATATTACTTGAATGTATTAGAgtttaattaagttgtttttcCAAACCAGCCTTAATTTAACACTTAATTTCAATCTTTACTTAGGAGTTAGAGGAAAATGTGAAAGTGCTAAAAAATGCAGCTAAGACAAGAAAGGTACCAACAGAGGAGATTCTTTCTGCACTGTCTTTCATTGAGAAAGCAAAAGTTGATCCTTCTGGTTTTCTTGACACCCTTGGAGGAAAGGAATCCCCTGGGAGAACCTGGATGCTGATTTTTACTGCAAAGGTTAACATGTTTCTATAATTTCGTATGATTCTTCTGGTTTAAACTATCTTTAGCAGTATATACTTATTATAGTTTTGTGCTGaattttagacaaaattagaTGGTGGTCGTTATTTTCCTCTTACAGCTGTTCAGAGATTTGATGCTTCTGTAAGTCTATCTAAATTTCATTTTTGATCGTCCATTTAGTGTGAATTGTCTAAGTAAGAATGTTATAATGATGAATTGTTAGGCAAAGAGGATCGAAAACGGTGTATTTCTTGGACCTATTGGACAATTAacatttgaaggaaaattttcatGGAAAAACAGAATACTGTCTTTCATTTTTGAGAACCTTAGAATAAAAGTTGGACCTTTAAAACCTCTACAAATCAGCCTTGGACAAAAGGATGACAGGGAACCAAGTACCAAGGATCCGTTTTTCATCTGGTTTTATGTTGATGAGGAAATAGCTGTTGCTCGAGGCCGAAGTGGGGGCACTGCATTTTGGTGCCGGTGTCGTCAGGTTGATAATTGATTCCTTCTAGCGTCATTTTAAGTGTCTTTTTCTGAGTTTCTGACTTACTGGAAAGAAAGATTAATGTAGATAATTTGAagcagttgaagtttcttcaggtGAGTTACTTTTTTGTGCATGTGTACTGTTAGTTTTATAGTACATACAATCCAGAAACTGAAATGTATACAGATATAATATCTTATTATGAACCATGTGTCAAGACAAACAATTTGAATCCAAATACTGCGGAATGATTTGATAAGTATTTTTTTGTCTTCTTGATCTAATCTCTTACCAGTCAGTACTTGTGATAATTTTATCCACACACGTCTATATTTCTTATATAATGGATGTTACTCGAGTTTTCTGTTTAATACTTGCGTTATGTTAAGAGTCTCATATTGGATGAGATATGGTCTGAAAATGTGTTTATAAGTAGGGTAGTCCTTACCTTACAAACCGTTTTATAGCAGCAACTGTTGATATGATGATATGCTAGAGGCATCTTTGACGAATCTAGCAACTGTGATTTATTTTATAGCAGCGATGAATCACGGTTTCCAGATTGTTGCATCTTTGGTGAAAATTTTGCTGGcagtttttgttttgttgatcAAAGATAATGAAGTAGTATCAGTGGTGTATATATACATAATGCAAAAGTACACACTTTTATATATCTATCTATATTTGATAAAACCAAATAAACAAATATGAATCGAAAGGCCGAAAAGAACACAGAAAGGgggtaaaaagaaaaagaaagaaatatcaaAATGAAAATAATCAATAAGGTCACTCAGTCTCAGATCCTATCTTATGGAACTTTCTATGATACATGAATGGAGCTTTTTATAATACATGAGTGGAAGATTGTTACCTTGGCATAGCTAATCACTTTACTAGCTTAACATCCGGGTTCCTAATGGTTTTGAGCCACATATCAGCCACGACCCGTGATGAAAAACTATATAGCAGGTCTTGTCCCTTTGCCACTGTCTGCTTCCCTTTCTTCCCTGCCTTTCCCAACCCATATGCAACTAACCATTGCACTGCGGTTAGTCTCTGCTTCTCGTTGTcccatctattttttttttttttttagaactcCTAACCTTGAAACCTCCCACATGCATGCTTATTACTTTGAACCTCTTCTCCTCATCCTCTTCCCCGTTCGCGTGGACATGCGTTGCATGAATAAGCACCATTAGAGGGCCTCCGACTGTTTCATAGCGTCTCATTGGATCCTGCAGTTGGACAACCAATATCAGTGTGACTTTCTCAGGTTCGCCATCAGAACTTGCAGTTGCAAAGCCCTTCTTGTTGCCTAAGCTTTGGTCCCTTCTTGTTGCCTAAGCTTTGGTCTGTAATCCAATCCTCAAGTGAAATAGTAGAAGCCAAAAGATCTTTCCCACTAACCCCTTTCTCTGAGTTGAGTGCAGAAAAATCAAATGGAGCTTCTTCCTCGGCCACATCAACTTGAATTTTAAGTGCCTCGACTGTCATAGACTCTATCTTCTGCATTGAAATAGGAAGAAGCTTCTCAGAAGTAACTGGATCTTCATCAACATTCCAAAGTCATGTTGATGTCTGTTCTTTCCTTCCTCCTTTCAGTTCATCTATAAGCATCGAGGAGGATAAGACTTCAGAGCTGAGTTCATCAAGACCAATGCTAGCCAATTTCTGAAACAAATCAAACCCACTCATCGATTCATCCGAAGCCAACACATAAGGCTTTGACATCTGCATTGCCAGCTTTGGAGTAACTTTTCTAGCCACTGCAACATCTAAAGGGTTCATGGAAGCCAAGTAGCCCCCGTCCTGTGTTTTAACCACGCAACCCAAGCCCTTACCAAGTTCAGAAAGATATACTTTGGATTCTCCTCCATCTACTAGAGAATTGTCACGTCCTTCCTCAAGTTGTAAAGATGAAATTTCATATTGGTTGAATAAGTAGCctttgttgtcttgatcctcctATAGCATATGAAGAAACTCCCTAGTCACAATTTCATCATCTGCTTCTAGTGCGTCTGTCTCCTCATCTATTTTCACCTGTCCACACCTGTCCGTTTTTCCCTCACCATCGAAGTATCCCGATTTTCACTAGGGCGTGTCAGAGTTCGGGTCCCTTGAATATTCCTCCCGGGACCTCTTGCCTTCCTCCATGTGAGGCCTTCTCTTCATTGATCTTGACTGAACTAGATCTTCTTTACCTGCAGATGATGAAAAAACATCGTTTACGTAGGATGACAACTTACCACACTAAACCGAAGTTTCTATCTCCTTTTTGAGCTGTATGCATTCTTCTGTGTGATGGTCTTCCACTCGGTGAAATGAGCACCACAGTTCCTTCCCACTGAGTGTTGTTATCTTGCGAGTCCGCTGTGGTCTTATTATTAGGCCCAAATGATTCACCTCTCGCAGGATATCTAATCTCCTCGAAAAGAGGGGTGTGAAAGGCCTTTTCCTTCCAAAAAGTGTTCCTGTCCGATTTGTTGTGAAGCTTCCTTAGGATGCCTAGACGGTATTCTTCCTTGATGCTCTCTTCCTCTAGGACACTATAGCTGAAGAGGTCTACCGCTTCCTTCGGGCCAGAATTTGACTTTTGAGCCGACGGTCCTTCCAAGTCACTAACCCGAATGTCGTCCTAGGGAACCTCGGTGTTATGAATAACTCCTTTATTGAAATAAGCTCGGTAGTCCCGAGCATGTCCGACCAGCCCCGAGCGATTATTGGGAGGATTGTTGGTAGATGCTTCCTAATGCTTGCCCACTGGAAAGTACTGGATCATTTTCCAAATCAGGTCAGGATATCCTGAGATGGAGGCCTTAGGTAGGCCCATGTACCAGTCTAATGCTTCGTCTTTGAAAGTTCCCACCATTAACACGCATTTGAGGGTATTCGTAGCCCCGAGTGTGGTGGCTTGATCATCTACGACCATGACATGCTGTCCGGGATCTCCCATGCCGTCAACAACAGGTAAGGTAGGAAGTTTAAAGTTTTCTAGAATCCCCTCCGCCCATATGGCGTCTGACATAGGCTGGAAGTAAGGTGACTCGTGAGTGAACCCATCCTCCTTGGGCATTTGAGACTGTAGGAATTGTATAAAACCTTGAAGTGATTCCTTTTGCTGCTTTAAAGCTTCTGCCATAGTTAATAAATGAACGATACCAGATAGGGAATTTCCATTCATAGTGGACATTTGGTCTCCCTTTCGCTTTGTATGTGTGAAAGTTACGCGGCCTAGGAAAGTTTTACCTAGGCCCCACGGTGGGCACCAAATGTTCCGgagaacacttttgattactcCCCGGAAGAGGATTCCGGCGAAGTCACACATGAGTTTGTAAGTGTTTAGCTTTAAGGATTTAAGCATTGCAAGTGGTGCAAGCTCATGATAGaatgcgtcttgcttatccctcgctCGGGAGCCCTATTTATAGCTGCTGGAGCAATAATCACCATCCTAAATGGAGGAACCTTGGATTCCCTCCATAATGAGAAAACTACAGTAACCTCCACCGCCTGGCCATTAAAGGATTGTAACTCCCGTAACGGCAGAGTCCTTTCATGTGAGGATGACTGTGACGACCGACTAGGGTGAACGGATTTGGCCCTACTCGAGGTAACGTATGCTGACTTGGGGAAAACGTCCTACCCAGGATGAAGACCTTGTCGAGTTAAAACCTCTTGCCAGGTTGATGGTTCTTGCCGATCCGAGGTTAATAGTTTCTTAAGATCAATCCCAATTCTTATCCGTCCTATCTCGTACCTATCCCCTCATTCTATTGTCGGCTTGCCTGATTGGCCTAAACATTACTAGGGTCATCGCGATACTCCTCAACATAATCAAGACCTCCTATGGGTAACATGGAAGAGGATGGACCAACACCAGCCTCCTAGACAATGGTAGGGTTTAGGCTCATCCCTCAAACTCCTTTAGAAGAAGCATATGTGTTTCTCTCAGAGAGAGGACTTAATGGTTCACTACCATCTTTGATGGAATCCCCACTAGCCTCAAACT
The Vicia villosa cultivar HV-30 ecotype Madison, WI linkage group LG6, Vvil1.0, whole genome shotgun sequence genome window above contains:
- the LOC131612924 gene encoding uncharacterized protein LOC131612924; translation: MIFVWFRNYEHDLSENKIQCFHGLGFALRMCLLQIIFLPRKMELAQVKTSTGMAMLDGLKLRNILRFLRIRGRMVCFIADILLAWYNFYQNHRRFCRRTYKNWRYHNNVLLWS
- the LOC131610739 gene encoding uncharacterized protein LOC131610739 produces the protein MAMNSHTAPIHAFTTHFPNSPSLLLPSFKPSNPLNFTPTIRTTTTVKYHHRQRTVIRSTLDDIQRDKLSSTPLVVQDVKPKRELEENVKVLKNAAKTRKVPTEEILSALSFIEKAKVDPSGFLDTLGGKESPGRTWMLIFTAKTKLDGGRYFPLTAVQRFDASAKRIENGVFLGPIGQLTFEGKFSWKNRILSFIFENLRIKVGPLKPLQISLGQKDDREPSTKDPFFIWFYVDEEIAVARGRSGGTAFWCRCRQVDN